The DNA region ggtgtccggaCCAGCTTGCGCTCAACAcgggtacctgctacctcccactaACACATGTAACTTTTAGTGTTTTAGTTTGCCTCCATTACGATTTGAAACTGAGACCTCATAGTTGTAAACCCCCTTCATttagaggcggagccaggatttgggGTTTGGGGGTTCGGAAAGAAGAAGATCGCATAGGTTTTGGGTCTTTGCAGAAATCTGATTTTTGGTTTGATGTTTGTGAAAACAACGGAGGGCCTCTTTTATTTTAGATTGAAACGTTCTTTTTGCGTTTTTAATTGTCAATCTTATGTTTTTAAAAAATCTGCATACATAGCAGAAAGGGAAAAATGTGTAGCAAAGGGAAAAAGTGTATGTACTTATGTGTGCTTAGCAAAAAACGAAAAGGATGTTGAGAGCAGGGTTTGAACCCAGCTCTCGGACGTGGAAGGCTTGTCTGCCTTCTTGCTTACTACTGAACCATCAGGTTAACCTTGTAGGTGTGTTTGCACTTAAATAATTATATACATTTACTGGATTTTCTAATACAAATACAGGGTCTAcgcaaaagctactgggttcgtcCGAACCCCCATGCTACACTGTAGCTCTGCCCCTGACTTCATTGACTACTAGGCCACGCCCTGTTGATAGTTTTTATTATACTTGTATATTTCAGCTTACAATTATAACTATTTGACTATTTGTCTGATTGTATAATActtatttttctcttcttttttgtttCCTGGAATTGTAGCTCAAAGGAGAAACCCACTCTAGGGTAAGCCTTGTTCATCTTCTGCTAGTACTTATTGTTATTTGTTCTTTGAAGTTTTCTTTTGCTACTATTTTTGTTGATAATTATTTTGGTTGCAGTGGTACGCGGATTAAGACCCGCAAACGGAATATTGCAGCGCCACTGGACCCTGCAGCATTTGCGGATGCAGTGGTCCAGATTTATTTGGATAATGCTGGTGATCTGGTAATTTTATTTATTCAGTTTGCGTCTTTGTTCATTCTCTATCTCTCCTCTCTTTTATAAATATTTGTATTCCAGTTCTTACTTGCGTTTaatctttttttaaattttttatgatGCACAGGAACTTGTTGCCAAGAGTGTTGAGTCTTGTGACCTTAACTTCTCAAGATACGGTGACACCTTTTTTGAGGTAACTCTTTCATATCTTCTCCAGATTTTATCATCCTTGGCGTATATTTACGGGACTATCCTTAAGGTGCATATGGATAGGAATTAATTACTGTAGGTGGACAGAAAGTACATTTATTCCTTGTTCTTTCTAAGGCTGAATTATCTATTTTTAGTTTCTTTACTCAGGTCTGTTTTCCTTTATTGCTTTTGTTTAAAATGTTGGTGCTATTTTCCaatgtcaacaacaacatacccggtgtggtcacacaagtggggtctggggagggtagagtgtacacagacctatTTCCAGTGTGGTGATGTTATAACTTCAATTATTTGAGCTAGATTCTAGACTTGTCCGGCGTTGTGCTTCTATACTTGAGTTTTATGATATTTCTTTTCTTGATAGATTAGTAATCTACTGGTCCATCTTTTGTATGCTGATAAAGAAGTACCTTGGTTGCTGTTTTACCCATGAAAGGAAAAGACAAATATTTTTGTTCTATTTGTTTAAAACTTTAACAATGACTGAAAAAGTTGGTATGCTTAATTTAATTGGATTAACATGTCCATTATTGTAAAAAGTTATGTATGCTTTAATTGTTACCTTTCTACTCATTAATGCTTCCTTTACGCTTTCAATATATTGTGTGGTTTCGGCACAGGTTGTCTTCACAGGGGGCCGTACACAACCTGGAACAGTTAAACCTGATGAAGGGGAGCGCCACCCTTACGCTGTAATTGAGTGTGAACCTAGACGTGATGTTATTTTGCCTTCTGTAATCTACGTGCAAAAGATATTAAGGAGAAAGCCGTTTCTTATAAAGAATCTTGAAAATGTTATGCGAAGAGTGTTGCAGTGCTTGGAGCTCTTTGAGGAAAATGAGAGGAAGAAGCTGGCAATTTTTACAGCTCTTGCCTTTTCCCAGAAGCTTTCTGGCCTCCCGCCGGAGACGGTTTTCCAACCATTGCTCAAAGATAATCTCGTTGGCAAAGGGCTAGTTCTCTCATTTATCACAGACTTCTTTAAAGAATATTTGGTGGACAATAGTCTTGATGATTTGATCTCAGTACTTAAGCGGGGTAAAATGGAAGATAATCTCCTGGAGTTCTTCCCTTCAGCAAAACGTACACCTGAGGCTTTCTCTGAGCATTTCACGTGAGT from Lycium barbarum isolate Lr01 chromosome 10, ASM1917538v2, whole genome shotgun sequence includes:
- the LOC132613504 gene encoding uncharacterized protein LOC132613504 isoform X1 is translated as MSSKEKPTLGGTRIKTRKRNIAAPLDPAAFADAVVQIYLDNAGDLELVAKSVESCDLNFSRYGDTFFEVVFTGGRTQPGTVKPDEGERHPYAVIECEPRRDVILPSVIYVQKILRRKPFLIKNLENVMRRVLQCLELFEENERKKLAIFTALAFSQKLSGLPPETVFQPLLKDNLVGKGLVLSFITDFFKEYLVDNSLDDLISVLKRGKMEDNLLEFFPSAKRTPEAFSEHFTKAELLPLVDYHEKKIFEVKLKEMKSAVTTQIAEEADISEVIETVKQQVKDAKLPDIEVVRILWDVLMDAVQWSGKNQQQNANSALRQVKTWAQLLNTFCTSGKLELELIYKVQVQCYEDAKLMKLFPEIIRSLYDQDVLAEDTILHWFRKGTNPKGRQALVKSLEPFVKWLEEAEEEE
- the LOC132613504 gene encoding uncharacterized protein LOC132613504 isoform X2; amino-acid sequence: MSSKEKPTLGGTRIKTRKRNIAAPLDPAAFADAVVQIYLDNAGDLELVAKSVESCDLNFSRYGDTFFEVVFTGGRTQPGTVKPDEGERHPYAVIECEPRRDVILPSVIYVQKILRRKPFLIKNLENVMRRVLQCLELFEENERKKLAIFTALAFSQKLSGLPPETVFQPLLKDNLVGKGLVLSFITDFFKEYLVDNSLDDLISVLKRGKMEDNLLEFFPSAKRTPEAFSEHFTKAELLPLVDYHEKKIFEVKLKEMKSAVTTQIAEEADISEVIETVKQQVKDAKLPDIEVVRILWDVLMDAVQWSGKNQQQNANSALRQVKTWAQLLNTFCTSGKLELELIYKVQVQCYEDAKLMKLFPEIIRSLYDQDVLAEDTILHWFRKGTNPKGRIVLWSQIMAGKLLSSRWSPL